One segment of Verrucomicrobiota bacterium DNA contains the following:
- a CDS encoding mechanosensitive ion channel, whose translation MTHNLRIFITLTCAALCIGDSRAQAAAAPAASTSPAASPAASSTPSPSPIPLPDVVAEANNAANTLRDISTGLTSDEARTKILDELPALARDIDARTTETSQILSGSPSLEMLAELEREWQSLRDTAQGLSRDLVRRATELDARLARLAQMADTWRITAASAKAANLPPETSDQINSFVGSIQQSRNDLEGRRAEILSLQSRLAARETRIDTAEGLIRQAREQATGRLWERDSAPLWRLGNSGEPGSNLAQASETTFSAQASALWSYLQRQPGELLFHASIVALLVFALCWARRGIRRWIEQNPALHRSTPVFEMPISAAIALSALLIGVIYPQAPRVMRASLGAVVLIPTVLLLRRLVEPRHFPILYACISFWLLNELRLVTASLPAVARGLLLIETLGGLLFSIWLLKSERRASAALKEKRVLHPLQPIGLYARMAAAGLSAALVANVFGYVSLANLLAAGVLRGSYVAIVLYGGVRVLEGLTAVAFETRPLTYLRMVRNHRALLRDRTIRVFQAVGFLFWLHTFLELLQLRAPLLGWSKAVLDATLTIGSLQLSLGHVLAFAIAVWASFLVSRFLRFLLEEDVYERFNLPRGLPYAVSTLLHYLVLVAGFFVGLAALGFDMTKFTILAGAFSVGIGFGLQNIINNFVSGLILLFERPIKVGDVIQVDTATGSVERIGIRASVVRTMDGSEVIIPNGTLISNQVINWTFSDRQRVIVIQVNVARGVDPAHAAQLLKQVAQDHPHVAKHPAPQAYVSTLSAGSLTLELRAWTDSYEDWFQIRSDLIGAINQRLTHENIPLA comes from the coding sequence ATGACTCACAACTTGCGAATTTTTATCACGCTCACCTGCGCGGCATTGTGCATCGGCGATTCAAGGGCGCAGGCGGCTGCCGCGCCGGCCGCATCCACCAGCCCTGCGGCGTCGCCGGCGGCCTCATCCACCCCAAGCCCGAGCCCGATTCCCTTGCCGGACGTGGTAGCCGAAGCCAACAACGCGGCAAACACGCTTCGTGACATCAGCACGGGCCTCACCTCTGACGAGGCCAGAACCAAAATCCTCGATGAACTGCCCGCCCTCGCTCGCGATATCGACGCGCGCACGACCGAGACCAGCCAGATTCTCTCCGGCAGCCCGTCGTTGGAAATGCTGGCAGAGCTGGAAAGAGAATGGCAGAGCCTCCGCGACACTGCCCAGGGCTTGAGCCGGGACCTGGTGCGGCGAGCGACCGAACTTGACGCGCGACTGGCGCGGCTTGCGCAGATGGCCGACACCTGGCGCATAACCGCTGCGAGTGCGAAGGCCGCCAATCTGCCGCCGGAAACCTCGGACCAGATTAACTCCTTCGTAGGGTCTATCCAGCAAAGCCGTAATGATCTGGAGGGCCGCAGGGCGGAAATCCTGAGCCTCCAGTCCCGGCTTGCGGCCCGGGAAACCAGGATCGACACCGCCGAGGGTTTGATCCGCCAGGCACGGGAACAAGCCACCGGCCGGCTCTGGGAGCGCGACAGTGCGCCCCTTTGGCGGCTCGGGAATTCCGGAGAACCGGGCAGCAACCTGGCGCAGGCGAGCGAAACGACCTTCTCCGCCCAGGCCAGCGCCCTTTGGAGTTATCTGCAACGGCAACCGGGAGAACTCCTTTTCCACGCCAGCATCGTTGCGCTGCTGGTTTTCGCGCTTTGCTGGGCACGGCGCGGTATCCGGCGTTGGATCGAACAAAATCCCGCCTTGCACCGGTCGACCCCGGTTTTTGAAATGCCGATCTCAGCCGCGATCGCCCTTTCAGCGCTCCTGATCGGGGTGATTTACCCGCAGGCGCCGCGAGTGATGCGGGCCAGCCTGGGTGCGGTGGTCCTGATCCCGACCGTCCTCCTGCTGCGGCGGTTGGTCGAGCCCAGGCATTTTCCAATTCTCTACGCCTGCATCAGCTTCTGGCTGCTCAACGAACTGCGCCTCGTAACCGCGTCGCTGCCGGCCGTCGCGCGCGGGCTCCTGTTGATCGAAACGCTGGGAGGCCTGCTGTTTTCGATCTGGCTCCTGAAAAGCGAACGGCGCGCATCAGCGGCTCTCAAGGAAAAACGGGTGCTGCATCCCCTGCAGCCAATCGGACTCTACGCGCGCATGGCCGCGGCGGGCCTGTCGGCGGCGCTGGTCGCAAACGTCTTTGGGTACGTGAGCCTGGCTAACCTTCTGGCCGCCGGCGTCCTGCGTGGGTCATACGTCGCGATCGTGCTTTACGGCGGCGTGCGGGTGCTCGAAGGTTTGACGGCCGTCGCCTTCGAGACACGTCCGCTTACCTACCTGCGTATGGTGCGCAACCATCGCGCCCTGCTGCGGGATCGCACCATTCGGGTGTTTCAGGCGGTCGGTTTCCTGTTTTGGTTGCACACCTTCCTGGAGCTGCTGCAGCTGCGCGCGCCTCTGCTGGGCTGGAGTAAAGCCGTCCTCGACGCCACCCTCACGATCGGCTCACTCCAGCTTTCCCTGGGCCATGTCCTGGCATTCGCCATCGCGGTCTGGGCCTCGTTCCTGGTTTCGCGATTCCTGCGTTTTCTGCTGGAAGAAGACGTCTATGAGCGCTTCAACCTGCCCCGGGGCCTTCCGTACGCCGTTTCCACGCTGCTTCATTACCTGGTGCTCGTGGCCGGTTTTTTTGTCGGCTTGGCCGCGCTCGGGTTCGACATGACCAAGTTCACGATCCTGGCCGGCGCGTTCAGCGTCGGGATCGGCTTCGGGCTGCAGAATATCATCAACAATTTTGTCTCCGGGCTGATCCTGCTGTTCGAACGCCCGATCAAGGTCGGCGATGTGATCCAGGTCGATACCGCAACCGGCTCCGTCGAACGGATCGGAATCCGGGCGAGCGTCGTTCGCACCATGGATGGCTCCGAAGTGATCATCCCGAACGGAACACTGATTTCCAATCAGGTGATTAATTGGACATTCTCAGACCGGCAGCGCGTCATCGTGATCCAGGTCAACGTCGCCCGTGGGGTGGATCCGGCGCATGCAGCGCAACTGTTGAAGCAGGTGGCCCAGGATCATCCGCACGTGGCGAAGCATCCAGCCCCCCAGGCATACGTGTCGACGCTGAGCGCAGGCTCACTTACCCTTGAGCTGAGGGCCTGGACCGATAGCTATGAAGACTGGTTTCAGATCCGGAGTGACCTGATCGGGGCGATCAATCAACGCCTGACGCACGAGAACATCCCGCTGGCGTGA
- a CDS encoding peroxiredoxin, which produces MMRKILLGAVVATLGGLLALKVVAANPKLKLGDPIPSVAGMTQDSQVLDLPSTGAHGYLLVYFYPKAMTPGCTAQACSLRDAYADLVHHNVRVVGVSLDSVADQKRFQEKEHLPFPLIADTDRKVTSAFGVPIIMEVAAARQAYLFKDGRLVWFDTHAATDKQAQDVLAVVEKSPS; this is translated from the coding sequence ATGATGAGGAAAATTCTGCTTGGAGCGGTTGTGGCCACCCTGGGTGGCCTTCTGGCGTTGAAGGTTGTGGCCGCAAACCCAAAATTGAAGTTGGGCGATCCTATTCCCAGCGTTGCCGGAATGACTCAGGATAGCCAGGTGCTGGACCTTCCCAGCACGGGAGCGCACGGATACCTGCTCGTTTACTTTTACCCGAAAGCGATGACGCCCGGCTGCACCGCGCAGGCCTGCAGTCTGCGGGACGCGTATGCCGACCTGGTGCACCACAACGTGCGGGTGGTCGGGGTCAGCCTTGATTCGGTAGCCGATCAGAAACGGTTCCAGGAAAAGGAACACCTTCCTTTTCCGCTGATCGCCGACACCGATCGTAAGGTGACGAGCGCGTTCGGCGTGCCCATCATCATGGAGGTCGCGGCGGCCAGGCAGGCTTACCTGTTCAAGGACGGCAGGCTGGTCTGGTTCGATACGCACGCTGCTACGGACAAGCAGGCGCAGGATGTGCTCGCCGTGGTGGAGAAATCCCCGTCGTAA
- a CDS encoding heavy-metal-associated domain-containing protein, producing MSQQDPADPHAPIPTDQPVLENAIIAVEGLDDQHRAAQIEAALRDLDGVESAVADLDRAEVRVTFDARKVHAPSLHDAILGTGYHPTAQADNS from the coding sequence ATGTCACAGCAAGACCCCGCCGACCCACACGCCCCGATCCCTACCGATCAACCGGTTCTGGAAAACGCCATTATCGCGGTCGAAGGGCTCGACGATCAGCATCGCGCGGCCCAGATTGAAGCTGCCCTGCGCGACCTGGATGGTGTTGAGAGTGCAGTCGCCGACCTGGACCGGGCCGAAGTCCGGGTGACGTTTGATGCCCGCAAAGTCCACGCCCCCTCGCTGCACGACGCTATTTTGGGGACGGGCTATCATCCGACGGCGCAAGCCGACAACAGCTGA
- a CDS encoding aldo/keto reductase — MEYKRLGKHGVLVSNICLGTMNFGWHTGPEESFKIMDRALELGVNFFDTADVYGRGGEQGDTEEILGRWFAQGGSRREAVVLATKVFNPVQRKANRAEPNTDGRSLSAYKIRKHCEGSLKRLQTDHIDLYQMHHVDRDCPWDEIWQAFGQLSHQGKVVYVGSSNFAGWDIATACQEASKRGLMGLSSEQSIYHLNNRVVELEVIPACRYYGLGLIPWSPLAGGLLGGALEKLESGRRTSEEARKEINDNRPKLEQYEALCKKLGEPPAAVALAWLLHNPIVTAPIIGPRTIEQLESTLRATEIRLDGEILRRLDEIFPGPGGEAPQAYAW; from the coding sequence ATCGAATACAAACGTTTAGGAAAACATGGGGTTCTGGTCAGCAACATCTGCCTGGGCACCATGAACTTCGGCTGGCATACCGGCCCGGAAGAAAGCTTCAAGATCATGGACCGGGCCCTGGAGCTCGGCGTCAATTTCTTCGACACTGCCGACGTTTACGGCCGGGGCGGCGAGCAGGGCGACACGGAAGAGATCCTGGGGCGCTGGTTCGCTCAGGGCGGGAGCCGCCGCGAAGCGGTGGTCCTGGCCACGAAGGTCTTTAATCCCGTTCAGCGTAAGGCCAACCGGGCTGAACCTAATACGGACGGCCGAAGTCTTTCCGCCTATAAAATCCGCAAGCACTGCGAGGGAAGCCTGAAACGGCTCCAGACCGACCACATCGACCTTTACCAGATGCACCACGTGGACCGGGATTGCCCCTGGGACGAGATCTGGCAGGCCTTCGGACAGTTGAGCCACCAGGGCAAGGTGGTCTACGTGGGATCCAGCAACTTTGCGGGGTGGGACATCGCCACCGCTTGCCAGGAGGCGTCCAAGCGCGGCTTGATGGGGCTCTCCAGTGAGCAAAGCATCTATCACCTGAATAATCGGGTGGTGGAACTGGAAGTTATTCCCGCCTGCCGGTACTACGGCCTGGGACTCATCCCGTGGAGCCCCTTGGCCGGCGGTCTCCTGGGCGGAGCGCTGGAAAAACTGGAAAGCGGCCGGCGTACCAGCGAGGAAGCCCGGAAGGAAATCAACGACAACCGGCCCAAGCTCGAACAGTACGAAGCCTTGTGCAAAAAACTGGGCGAACCCCCGGCCGCGGTGGCCCTGGCCTGGCTTTTGCACAATCCCATCGTGACGGCGCCCATCATCGGCCCTCGAACCATCGAGCAACTTGAGTCCACCCTGCGCGCAACCGAAATCAGGTTGGATGGGGAAATCCTGCGAAGGCTCGATGAGATTTTTCCGGGTCCTGGCGGCGAAGCGCCTCAAGCCTATGCTTGGTAA
- a CDS encoding GNAT family N-acetyltransferase, which translates to MSHFFDRAICGLVPVVALVAMGLAHDYRSLILLAGDRYRLVPLDLSFDQIFFDLVASSRQELSHSFTWCTPGYTVETARAWLQSRERARAEDRAYDFVITRADNGELVGACGINQIQTEHRLGNLYYWVAAAEQGRGAATAGVSSLVEFGLKGLGLIRLEMLVPERNFSAERVAEKVGATREVLLRNRLILQARVQHAYLFSVLGSPEALLSPPDPRWEKITVTGNG; encoded by the coding sequence TTGTCGCACTTTTTCGATCGTGCCATTTGTGGCCTTGTCCCGGTCGTGGCACTGGTGGCCATGGGCTTGGCGCATGACTATCGTTCCCTCATCTTATTGGCCGGGGACCGTTACCGGCTCGTGCCGCTCGACTTGAGTTTTGACCAAATCTTTTTCGATCTAGTGGCGTCTTCGCGCCAGGAACTCAGCCATTCGTTCACGTGGTGCACTCCCGGCTACACGGTCGAGACTGCCAGAGCCTGGCTGCAAAGCCGGGAACGGGCCCGAGCGGAAGATCGAGCCTACGATTTCGTGATCACCCGGGCCGACAACGGAGAATTGGTCGGCGCGTGCGGGATTAACCAGATTCAGACCGAGCACCGGCTCGGCAATTTGTATTACTGGGTAGCCGCGGCCGAACAGGGACGAGGTGCGGCCACCGCGGGCGTTTCCAGCCTGGTCGAGTTCGGGCTTAAAGGTCTCGGTTTGATCCGTCTTGAGATGCTGGTGCCGGAACGCAATTTTAGCGCGGAACGGGTAGCTGAAAAGGTCGGTGCGACTCGTGAGGTGCTGCTGCGCAACCGGTTGATCCTGCAAGCGCGGGTCCAGCATGCCTACCTGTTTTCAGTTCTCGGTTCACCCGAAGCGCTCCTTTCCCCACCCGATCCCCGGTGGGAAAAGATCACGGTAACGGGTAACGGGTAA
- a CDS encoding sodium:solute symporter family protein: protein MNTSHELQWIDYLIMIIYFGFVLGIGVVLKRYMRTSSEFLSAGRSIPAWVAGLAFLSANLGAQEVIGMAASGAKYGIATSHFYWLGAIPAMVFVGIFMMPFYYGSRARSVPDYLSLRFDEKTRGLNAITFAVMTVMSSGISMYAMALLIQTLHIFDTPFRVLHLPESWVFHVSIVLSAIIVLGYIFLGGLTSAIYNEVLQFFLIVAGFAPLVFLGLKNVGGWGGLKANLPPAFVHAWRGMDNPHNNPLGVEWFSLVMGLGFVLSFGYWCTDFLVVQRAMAADSMNAARRTPLIAAVPKMLFPFLVILPGLIALALTRPAQNPAVASAHGSAPQSAEVASAQEPLIPPQLSAKTGEVVRDKDGNEVLDYNLVIPQMLLHYFPSGMLGIGLTALLASFMSGMAGNVTAFNTVWTYDIYQAYIHKGDSDEHYLQMAHFATVFGVLLSIGAAYFAATFNNIMDILQLVFAFVNAPLFATFLLGMFWRRATGHGAFVGLLAGIAGAALHQGLTLPEGAVPGIKGGWIAVLNTYSSEMAQNFWTAIWAWTTCFIVTIIVSLATKPRPESELRGLVYALTDKAHDAGGAWYTRPVPVGLIVLALTLLLNVLFF from the coding sequence ATGAATACTTCCCACGAGCTGCAATGGATCGACTACCTGATCATGATCATTTATTTCGGCTTCGTCCTAGGTATCGGCGTTGTGCTGAAGCGATACATGCGGACCAGTTCCGAGTTTTTGTCGGCAGGCCGCTCGATCCCCGCCTGGGTAGCCGGCTTGGCGTTCCTGTCGGCGAACCTGGGCGCCCAGGAAGTGATCGGCATGGCGGCATCCGGCGCCAAGTACGGCATTGCGACCAGCCATTTTTATTGGTTAGGGGCCATTCCGGCCATGGTGTTCGTCGGCATTTTCATGATGCCGTTCTATTATGGCTCGCGGGCGCGCTCGGTACCCGACTACCTGTCGCTGCGGTTCGATGAAAAGACCCGTGGTCTGAACGCGATCACCTTCGCCGTCATGACGGTCATGTCGTCGGGGATTTCAATGTACGCGATGGCCCTGTTGATTCAGACCCTGCACATCTTTGACACGCCCTTTCGCGTGCTGCACCTGCCCGAGAGCTGGGTTTTCCACGTCAGCATCGTGCTGTCGGCCATAATCGTGCTGGGTTACATTTTTCTGGGCGGCTTAACCAGCGCCATCTACAACGAGGTTTTACAATTTTTTCTGATCGTGGCCGGCTTTGCACCTTTGGTGTTCCTGGGGCTTAAAAACGTGGGCGGCTGGGGGGGCCTGAAGGCCAACTTGCCGCCGGCCTTTGTCCACGCCTGGCGCGGCATGGATAACCCGCACAACAACCCGTTGGGCGTCGAGTGGTTCAGCCTGGTTATGGGGTTGGGCTTTGTCCTGTCATTTGGTTACTGGTGCACCGACTTCCTGGTAGTGCAGCGGGCCATGGCGGCCGATTCGATGAACGCGGCCCGCCGCACCCCCCTGATCGCAGCGGTACCGAAAATGTTGTTCCCGTTCCTGGTAATCTTGCCGGGCTTGATTGCTCTGGCATTGACCCGGCCCGCCCAAAACCCGGCGGTAGCGAGCGCGCACGGTTCAGCGCCGCAGAGTGCAGAGGTGGCCAGCGCACAGGAACCGTTGATTCCGCCTCAGCTCAGCGCCAAGACCGGCGAGGTGGTGCGCGACAAGGACGGCAACGAGGTGCTGGACTACAACCTGGTCATCCCGCAAATGCTCCTGCACTACTTCCCCAGCGGGATGCTGGGTATCGGTCTTACGGCCCTGCTGGCCAGTTTCATGTCGGGCATGGCGGGAAACGTGACGGCCTTCAATACGGTCTGGACCTACGACATCTACCAGGCCTACATACATAAAGGCGACAGTGATGAGCATTACTTGCAGATGGCACATTTCGCCACGGTCTTCGGAGTGCTCTTGTCGATAGGAGCGGCTTATTTTGCCGCCACGTTTAACAACATCATGGACATCCTGCAGTTGGTGTTCGCTTTTGTGAACGCGCCGCTGTTTGCAACCTTTCTGTTAGGCATGTTCTGGAGGCGGGCGACGGGACATGGCGCCTTTGTGGGGCTGCTGGCCGGGATTGCCGGAGCGGCCCTGCACCAGGGTCTGACGCTGCCGGAAGGCGCCGTGCCCGGGATTAAAGGTGGCTGGATCGCGGTGTTAAACACCTACTCGAGCGAGATGGCGCAAAACTTCTGGACCGCGATCTGGGCCTGGACGACCTGTTTTATTGTGACGATCATCGTCAGCCTGGCGACCAAGCCGCGGCCGGAAAGTGAGCTGCGCGGCTTGGTTTATGCCCTGACGGACAAGGCGCACGACGCCGGCGGCGCATGGTATACCCGGCCCGTGCCGGTGGGCCTGATCGTGCTGGCGCTGACCTTGTTGCTCAACGTACTTTTCTTTTAG